A stretch of Ursus arctos isolate Adak ecotype North America unplaced genomic scaffold, UrsArc2.0 scaffold_4, whole genome shotgun sequence DNA encodes these proteins:
- the LOC113250020 gene encoding olfactory receptor 4F21-like, whose protein sequence is MGGLNDSVIMEIVLLALSFSWEKKLFLILICSLLYLGVILGNLFILFLVIFDSHLHSPMYFLLANLSLIDVGLSSTTVPKIIKDLLHEYKVISFQGCMTQICFILIMGGVEMVLLIPMAFDRCTAIHKPLHYLKIMNPKIYISFVITGWVTGVIHAMSQFLFVIKLPFCGPNKVDTFYCDFPKIIKLACTDAAKFEFIVAANSGFMSMGTFFLLILSYSFILITVRKRSSGELSKAFVTLSAHITVVLLFFTPCMFLYVWPSPPPSIDKNLFIVDFAITPVLNPAIYTLRNKDIKVAIKRLRKKISYSRLC, encoded by the coding sequence ATGGGTGGATTAAATGACTCTGTGATCATGGAGATTGTGTTACtggccctttctttctcttgggaGAAAAAACTTTTTCTCATCTTGATATGTTCTTTGCTCTATTTAGGGGTCATCTTGggaaacctttttattttgtttttggtaatttttgattCTCACCTACATTCTCCCATGTATTTCCTGCTGGCCAACCTGTCCCTCATTGATGTGGGTCTTTCCTCTACCACAGTTCCCAAGATAATCAAAGACCTCTTACATGAATACAAAGTAATTTCTTTCCAAGGTTGTATGACACAGATATGTTTTATTCTCATCATGGGAGGAGTGGAGATGGTGTTACTCATACCCATGGCATTTGACAGGTGTACAGCCATCCATAAGCCTCTTCACTACTTGAAAATCATgaatcctaaaatatatatttcatttgtaaTCACCGGATGGGTAACTGGGGTGATCCATGCTAtgtctcagtttttatttgttataaaGTTGCCTTTTTGTGGGCCAAATAAAGTGGACACCTTTTACTGTGACTTTCCTAAGATCATAAAGCTTGCGTGCACAGATGCAGCCAAGTTTGAGTTTATTGTTGCTGCCAACAGCGGCTTCATGAGCATGGGCACCTTCTTCCTGCTAATCCTTTCCTATTCGTTCATTTTGATCACAGTCCGGAAACGTTCTTCAGGAGAATTGTCCAAGGCATTTGTTACTTTGTCAGCTCACATCActgtggttttgttgtttttcactcCATGCATGTTTTTGTATGTCTGGCCTTCTCCCCCACCTTCAATTGATAAAAATCTGTTCATCGTGGACTTTGCTATCACCCCTGTCTTGAATCCTGCCATCTATACATTACGGAACAAAGACATAAAGGTAGCTATAAAAAGACTGCGCAAAAAGATATCTTATTCCAGACTGTGTTGA